agtgttctagcttcattgttttacatgctgctgtccagttttcccaacaccatttgctgaagagactgtctttattccaatgtatattcttgcctcctttgtcaaagatgagttgaccaaaagtttgtgggttcatttctgggctctctattctgttccattggtctatatgtctgttttggtaccaataccatgctgtcttgatgactgtagctctatagtattgtctgaagtctgggagagttattcctccagcctctttctttctcttcagtaatgctttggcaattctaggtctttgatggttccatatgaattttattatgattttttctagttctgtgaaatatgtcctgagtaattgtatagggattgcattaaatctgtagattgccttgggcagtgtgaccattttaacaatattgattcttccaatccaagagcatggaatatctttccattttttaaagtcttctttaatttccttcatcaatggtttatatttttctgtgtataattctttcacctccttggttagatttattcccagatattttattactttgggtgttattttaaaggggattgtttctttactttcttcttctgttgatttatcgttagcgtaaagaaatgcaactgatttttgaacgttaattttgtaacctgctaccttgctgaattcttcagtcagctctagtagcttttgtgtggatcttttagggttttctatatatagtaacatgtcatcagcatataatgacacttttacctcttcttttccaatttggatcccttttacttctttctcttgcctgactgctgtggctaggacttccaggactatgttgaataggagtggtgatagtgggcatccttgtcttgtcccagattttagtgggaagcttttgagtttttcactgttgagtactatgctggctgtaggtttgtcatatatagcttttattatgttgagatatgttccctctatacccactttggcgagagtttttatcataaatgggtgttgaattttatcaaatgctttttctgcatcgattgagatgatcatgtggtttttgtcctttctcttgttgatgtgatgtattacactgattgatttgcgtatgttgaaccagccttgtgtccctgggatgaaccccacttggtcatgatgtataatcttttttatgtgttgttggattctatttgctaaaattttggtgaggattttggcgtctatgttcatcagtgatattggcctataattctctttttttgtagtgtctttgcctggttttggtatcagggtgatggtggcttcatagaatgagtttgggagtattccctccttttcaatcatctggaagagtttgagaaggactggtatgagttcttctttgtatgtttggtagaattccccagtgaagccgtccggttctggacttttatttgtagggaggtttttaattgctatttctatttcctttctagtgatcggattgttcaagtgttcagattcttcttgattcagttttggtggacagtacgtttccagaaacttgtccatctcctctaggttatccagtttggttccatatagtttttcataatattctcatatgatattctgtatttctattttgtttgttgtaatttctccattttcctttcttattttgctaatttgtgctctctcttttttcttctttgtgagtttggccagaggtttgtcgattttatttactttttcaaaaaaccagcttttggtttggttgattttttctatggtcttgttaatctctattgtatttaattcctctctgatctttattatttccttccttctgctgctttttggggctttttgttcttctttttctaattcattcaggtggtgggttaaattgtttatttgagattgttcttcttttttgaggaaggcctgtatcgctataaacttccctcttagcactgcctttgctgtgtcccataggttttgagtggttgtgctttcattatcatttgtctcaaggtattttttaatttcagctttgatttcctcattgatccattgttttttcaataacatattgtttaatctccatgctttcctttttttctcctttgtttctctgttgttgatttccagtttcatggcattgtggtcagtaaagatgcttgagataatttctatcttcttaaaattgttgaggtttcttttgtgcccaagtacatgatcgatcctggaaaatgttccatgtgcacttgaaaagaatgtatatcctattttttgggggtgtaatgctctgaaaatatccaccaaatctagtttttctattgtagtatttaatttctctgttgccttgtttattttctgtctggaagatctgtctagtgatgttaatgcagtgctaacatctccaactatgattgtattcccatcaatatccccctttatctctgttagtaattcttgtatgtacttaggtgctcctatattgggtgcatatatattaacgagtgtaatatcctcatcttgtatcactcctttaatcattataaaatgtccttctttatctttctttatggcctttgttttaaagtctattttgtctgatatcagtactgcaacacctgcttttttggcttttccatttgcatggagtatccttttccatcctttcactctcaatctatatgtgtccttctccctaaagtgggtctcttgtatgcagcatattgaaggttcttgctttattatccagtctgccactctgtgtcttttgactggagcatttagtccattaacatttacagtaattaatgatagatgtgtgtttattgccgttttgaacttatctttgcagttgaattggtatatcctctttgttcctttcttcttccttttgtggcttggtaattttcctttgtattatcatggattttatttaatttttgtgactcctttgtaaatttttggcttgtggttacccttttttgtaaatctatcaacccattactataactgtttttattaaactgatagtaacatgatctcaaacccatcctactgttaaaaaaatttaaaaaagaaagaaaaaaatattctatatttccctgcctccctctcccactctcagtgatttgtatgtcttcttttataatttcatgtttactttatttgtaattcatgagttatcacctttccagttgtgtgtttctcatttctgtagcatcctgctacttttctatttagaatagccctttcaatatttcttttagcatgggtttagtgttgctaaactcctgcagctttttttttgtctgtgaaactctttatttctccttctatcctcaaggatagccttgctggataaaggatcctaggctgcatctttttttcattcagggctttgaatatatcttgccactcccttctggcctgtagtgtttgtgtagagaaatcagctgagagccttatgggggttcccttgtaacttactctttgcttttctcttgctgcctttagaatcatttctttatccttgactctggccatcttgattatgatacgtcttggtgtgggtctatttgagttcttcctgtttgggaccctctgagcttcctgtacttggatatctgattccttctttaagtttgggaagttttcagtcatgatttcttcaaaaaccttttcaatcccctttgatctttcttctccttctgggacccctattatgcgaagattgggacgctttatattatcccataggtcccttatgctattttcattattttttatttgcttctcttgtagttcttctgaatgggtgctttctattgccctgtcttctagatcactaattcgttcctctgcattatctagtcggctttgcacagctattagatcattcctcatctctgtcaatgagtttacccattctacttggctcttctttatagcttcaatttcatttttgacatattttatatctctaaacactatctcttttaattccttcagcaattcgatcactccttttttgaaatcttgatctagtaggctatcgatgtctatttctttgatctttctttcaggggatttctcttgttcttttaattgggaaaggtttttctgcttcttcatcttgctcatacctctttggcactgtggtttatggattatcagttgtttattttggtccttaaggattttatctatctgatgcctatttaggaatagaacttaggaaaaaaagaaaaaaaaatgagagagaacgaattttaaaagaagggagaaagagggtttgaaaacagtgtataatgaataatagaagagtgacttgaagcagagtattaatcgggttgagacgtccttttgaaacctttacaaaaaaaggagggggggagatgaatagatgtatttgaaacctgtgtctaatcaatagcaggacatcaaaacccaagagaaatagaaatgaattaagaagtaaagattaagagagtaatagaaaatagaacaggtaaaaacagattaaaaaaaaggggggggtttgtcggtgttctcctggagtctgtgtgcttttaatatgaagtctttctgtcttcatcctgttttggaagctcagcttgctgttttcagaggccctctgttggcgccctcttctttgctgctcccagcacctgtcggcaagcagatcgcgcctcctcctaacactgggtcaggtgcaggtctctgctgtgggcgggtgggtcgctgcccctccggatgccgcagtcagatgttgcagactggccgggtaggagggcgggtcgtgccccctcccagcacctcggtcaggggctgtgttcctgccccgaaggcggggggggggggggggggggggcccgctctcgctctacctgcgccgcagccggtagctccgctgctctgtgcggctgcgcgctccgccctggtcggcgctccgcgggtgggctcggggaagaccgagggacagccctgtccctgctccgagccaaaacccagctccttgtttgtctttgtggagcaagttctctgagggaccaggatggaaggatcctatctgccccgggctgcaggccagtctcagtctggcctttgaggctgctaagcccttcggtgcggatgcaggtttcgcccccgcccccgcccccgcccccgcctccgcccccgcccccgcctccgcctgagtgctcagcgcggaggatatggcggctgtgcctgagccccgcctctcttcccccgaaaactttccgcgggttttcagagatgggggtgtgcacccttccccccgagagcacatcaaccttgctgttttatggagggcccaggttgttctgccctgtgcacccacagccacggcgcgcagccccttgcgttccccggggctgcctccgtgcaggccacttccgtcctccgcccggcttgtgcagcctggccctgctcgcggctgccggcccgcgtctcaggctgggtgtcggggggacgctctgtgcccgtttaacttagttctgttagtcaagggctgctctgtacagatccgagcctcggaggctccccctcagtcccgctggcctctcagttggagaggggagacccagcgagcgagcgccagtcctcctttgccgctccctccccgcgggacccgtcctgcactgctttgccttttgttctttcttttttccttttctcctaccagatttttggcgtctttatcttttgaagagggcgatgttctgtcggagttccacaggtgctctggttggctgagtgggtctgtagttgtgggtcttggtgtatctgtgggagagggtgacctgcgagcgtccttctactccgccatcttctcctgatacatttacttttaattcttACATTGTAGTAAAATTTGTTAGATGTTTTCCTAAAGAacggaaaatttaaaaatgcactgTTCAGATCTTACCTCCATGGCTGACAGGGAAACTTTTTTCAGGGTGATGAAGGGGAGTACAGTGAAGAGGAAAACTCCAAAGTGGAGCTGAAATCAGAAGCCAATGATGCTGCTAATTCTTCagcaaaagaagagaagggagaagaaaagcctGACAGCAAAGGCACTGTGACTGGAGAGAGGCAAAGTGGGGATGGACAGGTTAGTACCCACCAGAGGCCTCCATTTGGGTTCTGGAATAGAGGCTCTTAACCTTGGAGTAAATAAGGAGCCCTTTTTCTGTCCAACAGGAAAGCACAGAGCCTGTGGAGAACAAAGTCGATAAAAAGGGCCCTAAGCATTTGGATGATGATGAAGATCGGAAGAACCCAGCATACATACCCCGGAAAGGGCTCTTTTTTGAGCATGATCTTCGAGGGCAGACTCAGGAGGAGGAAGTCAGGTAACAGCCACTTGCTACTGCTATGCAGTATGTTAGTTACGTTAGTATGTATTTAGTGCTTtcgctgtgccaggcactttgctaaaTGCTTCACCTGTATTGTCTCATTTACCATTCACAACATTTTAAGGTAAATATTATGATTATCCCTCTTGTACAAACGAGCAGAGTAAGACTTAGCACATTTAGTAATTCTTAGTGGAGGAGCTGGGATCCAGACCCACACTTCCACTGCCTTCCTAAGTACTCTGAGGCTCAAGGCCTCTGGGGATATGAAATACTTACACAGGTGGCCTTAGAGGAGAGAAGTGTTTCCAGAGTGCCAAGTAGTTTGAAGTGAagtctttcctcatttttgttcCTGTTAAATTTGAGCCCACGGGCCCTAGGGTGCTGTGATGCCCTCTTGCTTTTGGAAGGCCCGTTTTGTATAACCTGTCTAGGAAGATGGAGAGACTACCTGCGTTCCTGCTGtttccctgcccagccctgttTATTTCATGAACATCTATTTGGCAGAGTCTGCCAACCTAAGACACTTTTCCCTGGTTTTAACCAGACCCAAGGGACGTCAGCGAAAGCTATGGAAGGATGAGGGTCGCTGGGAGCATGACAAGTTTCGGGAAGATGAGCAGGCTCCCAAGTCCCGCCAGGAGCTCATTGCTCTTTATGGCTATGACATCCGCTCAGCTCACAATCCTGATGACATCAAACCCCGAAGAATCCGGAAACCCAGGTGAGGAAATTTGGGAGCCTACACTGTTGgtatttgcaggaaaaaaaactctgctttttaaaatgccattctaGCTCATAATTGAATGGATGAGGAATATTGGAAGTTTCTGTGACCCTCAGTTTATATCTCTAGTGGCGCTACTTGTTATTTCTCCATTCTCCATTTGTTCAGGTTTGGAAGTCCTCCACAGAGAGATCCAAACTGGATTGGTGAGCGGCCAAATAAGTCCCATCGCCACCAGGGTCCTGGGGGCACCCTACCACCAAGGACATTTATCAACAGGAATGCTGCAGGTACTGGCCGCATGTCTGTTCCCAGGAATTACTCTCGATCTGGGGGCTTCAAGGAAGGTCGTGCTGGTTTTAGATCTGTGGAAGCTGGTGGACAGCATGCTTGCCGGTCTGGTGAGACTGTTAAACATGAGACTAGTTACCGGTCCCGGCGCCTGGAGCAGACTCCTGTCAGGGATCCATCTCCAGAAGCAGATGCTCAAGTGCTTGGCAGTCCTGAGAAGGAAGAGGCGGCTCCGGAGATAGCAAATCCTACTCCTGACGCTGCACCACCGGCCCCTGACAGGCCTGTTGAGAAGAAATCCTACTCCCGGGCAAGAAGAACCAGAATCAAAGCTGGAGATGCAGTCAAGGTTGCAGAGGAGGTGCCTCCTCCACCTGAAGGGCTGACCTCAGCACCTCCAGTCCCAGAAACtacccctcctccacctgctaAGACTGGGAACTGGGAGGCCCCGGTGGATTCTACTACAGGTGGACTTGAACAAGATGTGGCACAACTAAATATAGCAGAACAGAATTGGAGCCCAGGGCAGCCTTCATTCCTGCAGTCACGTGA
The sequence above is a segment of the Camelus ferus isolate YT-003-E chromosome 16, BCGSAC_Cfer_1.0, whole genome shotgun sequence genome. Coding sequences within it:
- the CASC3 gene encoding protein CASC3 — its product is MLGLALGSRQPLRWARYVRNWPAAAVFRKMADRRRQRASQDTEDEESGASGSDSGGSQARGGGSFSGSAGGGGSGSLPSQRGGRAGALHLRRVESGGVKSAEESECESEDGIEGDAVLSDYESAEDSEGDEGEYSEEENSKVELKSEANDAANSSAKEEKGEEKPDSKGTVTGERQSGDGQESTEPVENKVDKKGPKHLDDDEDRKNPAYIPRKGLFFEHDLRGQTQEEEVRPKGRQRKLWKDEGRWEHDKFREDEQAPKSRQELIALYGYDIRSAHNPDDIKPRRIRKPRFGSPPQRDPNWIGERPNKSHRHQGPGGTLPPRTFINRNAAGTGRMSVPRNYSRSGGFKEGRAGFRSVEAGGQHACRSGETVKHETSYRSRRLEQTPVRDPSPEADAQVLGSPEKEEAAPEIANPTPDAAPPAPDRPVEKKSYSRARRTRIKAGDAVKVAEEVPPPPEGLTSAPPVPETTPPPPAKTGNWEAPVDSTTGGLEQDVAQLNIAEQNWSPGQPSFLQSRELRGMPNHMHMGAGPPPQFNRMEEMGVQGGRAKRYSSQRQRPVPEPPAPPVHISIMEGHYYDPLQFQGPIYTHGDSPAPLPPQGMIVQPEMHLPHPGLHPHQTPAPLPNPGLYPPPVSMSPGQPPPQQLLAPTYFSAPGVMNFGNPSYPYAPGALPPPPPPHLYPNTQAPSQVYGGVTYYNPAQQQVQPKPSPPRRTPQPVTIKPPPPEVVSRGSS